The segment GGTATTTGGTGATGTTGAAAAAGCTCATCAGGCTCTGCGTGAAGTCGTCATGACTCACCCACGGCGCTTCTCCATAGCCATTCAGTAAACGCAGTACGACAAAAACCAGCAGCGCCACCGTACCTGCAAGCAACAGATAGCGCTGACGTACGTCAGCCGGGGCAGAGCGGGCAAACCAGGGACCCATGCAGTAACCCAGCGCGATCACACCGATCCAGGGCAGCACAGGGTAAGACGTGCGCAGGCGCAAGTTGTCCGAGAACTCGATCCAGCCACGATCATGCAAAATCGCCCAAGGGATATGCATCATCGAATCCACGGGGAAATGCAGGGTATCGAGCAGGTTATGCCCGGCGACAATGACCAGGCCCAGTACCAGCAACAGTGGACGGGGCAGCCAGACCAGCGCCGCAAGGGCAATCATGCTCACGCCAATGGCCCAGATCACCTGCATATAGATGACCGAGGGCGGGAACTGGAAGGTCCAGGCGAAATTGACCAGAGTGAACTCCAGCACCACCAGAAACAGCCCGCGCTTGAACAGAAACGCCGAGACATCGCGCTTGCCCTGATACTTTTCGCCGTACAAAAACGCCGACAGACCGGTCAGCAAGACAAATACCGGGGCACACAGGTGGGCAAGGGTCCGGCTAAAAAACAGGGCAGGGTCGGTGATGTCGACGTTCATGGGATCGGACACCTGGCGGTGCAGAAAGAACGTCTCTCGCACATGGTCCAGCAGCATCAGGAGGATAACCAGGCCACGCAGGGCGTCGATGGACAGCAGGCGCTTGTTGGGAGGTGGAGCGAGGGTTGCGGTAGTCATTGAGGGATCACAGGCAAGGAGTGCATACAAGGTATTGATACCTTATAACATTTCCGTTTGCGCTGTCATCCCCATGAGAAAGATTCGCAAGAATTGGGCGTTTGTTAACGCCGAATTTTTACCCATGCCATCAACAGCGCCGAGGACAAAACGCCTGCGGTCATAAAGATATAAGCCGCTCCGGGATTTCCGGTGAGGCCGATCAGGTAGCCAACGATCCACGAGCCGACAAAGGCACCCAATGCTCCACACGCATTGATCAGGCCGATGGCGCCGCCGAACACGTTTGCCGGAATGACCTCCGGAATCAGCGCGAAAAAGGGCCCGTAGGGGGCGTACAGCGCGGCACCGGCAATTGTCAGCAGTGCAAACGACACCCAGAAGTGCGAAGAACCGATCAGGTACGAACAGAAGAAGGCCAGTGCACCCAGTGCCAGCAGTGGCCAGATGAAACGTTTTCGTTGCTGGGTTTTGTCTGAGGCCCAGGACACCGCCAGCATCGCGGCAACGGCAGCGACATAGGGCACTGCGCTCAGCCAGCCGACGGTGACGATATCCGCAGCCGCGGCCTGTTTGATGATGCTTGGCAGCCACATGATGAAACCGTATACGCCAATGCTCCACAGCGCGTGAACACAGCACAGCTGGATCACCACAGGGCTGGTGAACGCCTGCCGGTAATTACGGACTTGCTTCATGCCTTTCTGTTCGTCCGCGAGGGTCGCGGCCAGTTGGGTTTTTTCCTGGGCAGTGAGCCAGTCGACCTGCTCGGGCTTGTCCCGCGCCATGCGCCACCAGACGAATGCCCACAGCACTGCAGGCGCGCCTTCAATCACAAACATTTCGCGCCAGCCCCAGGCCTGGATCAAATACCCGGATACCACCGACATCCACAACACCGTGACCGGGTTGCCCAGTACCAGAAAAGTATTGGCCCGCGAACGCTCCTTGCGGGTAAACCAGTTGCTGATGAAAATCAGCATCGCCGGCATGACTGCCGCCTCAACAATCCCCAGGGAAACGCGAATAAACATCAGCATGGGGATATTGGTCACCAGGCCCGTGGCCATGGCGCAAAAGCCCCACAAAATCAGGCTCCAGAACACCAGTTTGCGCACACTGTATTTCTGCGCGTAGATGGCGCCCGGCACCTGGAAGAAAAAGTACCCCAGGAAAAACAGGGCACCTATCAGCGAGGACATGCCCTTGGTGATACCCAGGTCTTGCTCGATCCCCGCCGCACTGGCAAAGCCATAGTTGGCCCGGTCCAGATACGCGAGGCTGTAGGTAATGAAAATCAGCGGGATCAGATACAGCCAGCGTTTGGACGCAAAGCCTTTGGTCGTTACCTGGGCACTGGCTCTATCGGTCAAGGGCAGTGCAGGTTCTTTAAGAATGCTCATGGGTGTTCCTTGTTATTGTTTTTTGCGGGTGCGGGTCAAACAACGCTGGTCAAGCCTCCATCCACAAACAGTGTCTGACCGTTGATGAAATCCGACGCCGGGGAGGCGAGAAACACGGCCGCTCCGCACAGCTCTTCAACCCGCCCCCAGCGGCCCGCCGGGGTGCGTTTGCACAGCCACTCGGAAAACTCCTGGTTGTCGACCAGGGCGCGATTCATCTCGGTGGCGAAGTAGCCCGGTGCCAGGCCATTGGCCTGAATGCCATGACGTGCCCATTCTGCGCACATGCCTTTGGTGAGCATCTTTACTGCGCCTTTTGAGGCCGCATAGGGCGCGATGGTCGGGCGCGCGAGTTCGCTTTGCACCGAGCAGATATTGATGATCTTGCCGCGCCCGCGAGCAATCATGTGCCGGGCAACCGCCTGGGACACATGGAACACACCGTCCAGATTGACCCGCATCAGGTCGTTCCAGTCGCTTTCGGCAAAGTCCTCCAGCGGGGCACGGCGCTGAATGCCGGCGTTGTTGACGAGAATGTCGATGGCGCCGGTGTCGGTCTCGAAAGCATTGATCGCGGCAAACAATTGCTCGCGGTTGGTGACGTCAAACGCTGCGAATTCTGCCTTCAGGCCCTCATCGCGCAGTTGGCTGGAAATTGCGCGGGCTTTTTCGATATTACGATCGTTGATCACCACAATTGCCCCGGCAGCGCCAAGGCCACGTGCCAGCTCCAGGCCGATTCCTTTGCCTGATCCTGTGATCAAGGCACGACGACCTTCAAGCTGGAAGCTGCTGATATTGAATGACATGCTGTTCTCCACAAACGGCCGCTTATTATTGTTACCGGCCCTGTGGTTACTTCACCTCACGCCAGAGGAGGAGTCCAATCGTCATTGATGATCTCGTAATCAATTATTTTGATCAGCGTTGAGACTGCTCAATCCACCTACGGGCTTCCACCGACTGGCATCCATCAACGTTGCCGTCGATCAGTGAGCAGGAACGTAATCACTGCGCGGCGTGTCCATGAAGTCTGTATTGCCATACCGGCGATGGCTGGTAACAACGATGAGGTGAATATGCGCAGCTTGATTTCTGCATCACTATTGGCTGGTTTTTTGTGTGCACTGCCTTACGCAGTCCAGGCTGACGATGACAAACCTGCGGACTGCAAGCCCGGACAGATACTCGCCGAGTCCATGGACCTGAGCAGTTGCTATGGCAACGGCGACAAGGCTCCGGACCAATACACACGGGAAGAAGTCGCGATCAAGGACTGGAAAGCCAAAGGGCTTCCACAGCCTGATGAGCATGAGCAGTGGGTACAGATAAGCGGGCACTATGTGTTGGTCAATCGCGTGAATGCGGTCATCAAGGAGATCCGCACCAAGAACGCAAAGGTGCTCGGCAAGTAACCCCCACAGCGTGCAACCGGGTTCAAAGCCGCCTCAGGCAGAGGCGGCATCACGTGTCATCCTTCACCCGCTTCGCGTCCGTGGGCGGCAGTAGCCAGTAGCCCGGTATCGACGCGCACAAAAATGGAATCGCCGACCGCCGTCAGCACATCGCCTGCATAGACTTCACACAGAATCCGCGTCTTGCGCCCCACATCACCTTCAACCCTGGCCCGCAGGGTCAGTGGCACGCCCATGGGGGTGGGTTTGATGAACTTGATTCCCAGGTTACCCGTCACGCAGTTGATGCGCGGCTTGCTGACCACATCGCGGTTCTCCTGGCGGTAGTGATAAGCCATTGCCGTCCAGTTGGAGTGACAATCAACCAGCATTGCGATCATGCCGCCGTACACCAGCTCGGGCCAGCCGCAGTACTTGGGGTCAGGCAAGTGTTCGGCGATGACATGCACGCCGTCCTCATGCCA is part of the Pseudomonas sp. ML2-2023-3 genome and harbors:
- a CDS encoding heparan-alpha-glucosaminide N-acetyltransferase domain-containing protein — its product is MTTATLAPPPNKRLLSIDALRGLVILLMLLDHVRETFFLHRQVSDPMNVDITDPALFFSRTLAHLCAPVFVLLTGLSAFLYGEKYQGKRDVSAFLFKRGLFLVVLEFTLVNFAWTFQFPPSVIYMQVIWAIGVSMIALAALVWLPRPLLLVLGLVIVAGHNLLDTLHFPVDSMMHIPWAILHDRGWIEFSDNLRLRTSYPVLPWIGVIALGYCMGPWFARSAPADVRQRYLLLAGTVALLVFVVLRLLNGYGEAPWVSHDDFTQSLMSFFNITKYPPSLLFLALTLGAGLLLLLGFERAGQRKWIATLAVFGAAPMFFYLLHLYVLKVLYVASVALFGQNQGSYFGFDSIAAVWLTAVLLATSLYWPVRWFAALKARRRDIAWLKYF
- a CDS encoding RcnB family protein, which encodes MRSLISASLLAGFLCALPYAVQADDDKPADCKPGQILAESMDLSSCYGNGDKAPDQYTREEVAIKDWKAKGLPQPDEHEQWVQISGHYVLVNRVNAVIKEIRTKNAKVLGK
- a CDS encoding SDR family NAD(P)-dependent oxidoreductase, with the protein product MSFNISSFQLEGRRALITGSGKGIGLELARGLGAAGAIVVINDRNIEKARAISSQLRDEGLKAEFAAFDVTNREQLFAAINAFETDTGAIDILVNNAGIQRRAPLEDFAESDWNDLMRVNLDGVFHVSQAVARHMIARGRGKIINICSVQSELARPTIAPYAASKGAVKMLTKGMCAEWARHGIQANGLAPGYFATEMNRALVDNQEFSEWLCKRTPAGRWGRVEELCGAAVFLASPASDFINGQTLFVDGGLTSVV
- a CDS encoding PaaI family thioesterase, producing the protein MSQLTPSLQDTAAPDGVCYGCGSSNSQGLHIKSYWHEDGVHVIAEHLPDPKYCGWPELVYGGMIAMLVDCHSNWTAMAYHYRQENRDVVSKPRINCVTGNLGIKFIKPTPMGVPLTLRARVEGDVGRKTRILCEVYAGDVLTAVGDSIFVRVDTGLLATAAHGREAGEG
- a CDS encoding MFS transporter, with the translated sequence MSILKEPALPLTDRASAQVTTKGFASKRWLYLIPLIFITYSLAYLDRANYGFASAAGIEQDLGITKGMSSLIGALFFLGYFFFQVPGAIYAQKYSVRKLVFWSLILWGFCAMATGLVTNIPMLMFIRVSLGIVEAAVMPAMLIFISNWFTRKERSRANTFLVLGNPVTVLWMSVVSGYLIQAWGWREMFVIEGAPAVLWAFVWWRMARDKPEQVDWLTAQEKTQLAATLADEQKGMKQVRNYRQAFTSPVVIQLCCVHALWSIGVYGFIMWLPSIIKQAAAADIVTVGWLSAVPYVAAVAAMLAVSWASDKTQQRKRFIWPLLALGALAFFCSYLIGSSHFWVSFALLTIAGAALYAPYGPFFALIPEVIPANVFGGAIGLINACGALGAFVGSWIVGYLIGLTGNPGAAYIFMTAGVLSSALLMAWVKIRR